In the genome of Chryseobacterium phocaeense, the window TTTGTACTCGCTGGAGCAGCAGTCTACTTTGTATTTTTTTTTAAAGATAAAGCATTGAAGTTTATCCCGAAGGATGCAGACGCGGTTGTTTTAATCGATGTTAAAAAATTAACGGGACAGTATATTTCAAACCTGATCACCCATCCTTCCAGGTGGTCCGGAAGCAAAAAGAAAGATAAAACCACCGTTTCGTTAAAAGACTCGGGCATCCGGATTCCGGATTTCTTACAGGTTTTTCACCTGAAAGACACCCGGTTTTCCGAATGGTACACCGTAGTTGAGCTTAAGAATGTGGAAAAATTCTCAGCCTATTTAAAAAGCCACCAGTTCATAAGCAAAGGAGAAAACATATTCCGGAAAGACCAGATTTTTATTAAAATTGAAGGAGAAAAGTGTATTTTGGGAACCTCAGCATCAGCTTTTGATAAGATCTGCCGGTTCCTGCTTCATTCTTCCGGACACAGTACAATGCATGCAGATCAGCTTATTGATCAGTCTTTAGGAAGTCTTTCTTTCATTTCCGGAGGGAAAATCCAAAACTTTGCTATTGATCTTAAAAAAGATGGAATTGAGATAAAAAATACTGCCGAATCACAAAATTTAGCATCATTGGCTGCTAAGCTTCAGCAGAAAAATTTCTTTCTTGAAGCAGAGCTCAATGCTGAAAATATCCGGAATTACACTTCCTTTTTTAGCAAAGGCATCAGGGATTCTTCACAGGTCACCTATTTCAAAGCCAATGCAGACCTTGAACAGGTAAATGATACCATCATCAGCTACGAATACGATGATAATTTCAATGAAGTGGAGAAAAAAATTTACCAGAAAATTATCCAGCCGAATTATGTGATGGAGCTTCAAACCTCAGATCCGGAAAAAGCATGGAGCTATTTCGAGCATAAAAAATGGATTAACAATCAGGATCAGTTCACCGCGATCCCTTTCCAGCCTAATCATGTTGTTAAAAATAGTCAGGGGCTTACCATACAATCTACAAGGAACCCGCTTCCCTTGTCCCGGAAAGAAAAAGAAAATTATATTCTGATCAGGAATCATCCTTTGCTGCTGAATTCCTTAAGTACCTTATCACCTGCAGAAAAAAAGATGCTTTCTGATGTGGACTATATCTATTACGGAAATAAGGACCGGAATTATTGGGTGAAGATCAAAGTGAAAGAAGATCCACTGCCTTTAATTTTAAGATGGTAAAAAGTTCTCCGGTTAAAAGACAGAATACTCATGGCCTTATCTGATATTGCATTACTGAAATCAATCACGCATTATTTTTTGCATCTGGTTTTCCCGGTGTTCATTGCACTGATATTTTTCCGTAAAAACTGGAAAAAGGCTTATCTGATCATGTTGGCTACCATGCTGGTGGATCTGGACCATATTTTTGCTAATCCTGTTTTTGATCCTTCAAGAAACAGTATTGGTTTTCATTTTTTACATTCCTATTATGCCATTGCGGTGTATTTTTTGCTGCTTTTTTTTAAAGGAAATATCAGAATCATAGCCATCGGCCTTCTGTTTCATATGCTGACGGATTTTCAGGATTTTTATCTCTGGAGTCATTAGGTAAGGATGTTCGAAGAAGGAAGCGGGAAGTTAATGTAAGCCGTTAATTGGTTGAAAGAATGATAAAAAGAAAAGGAATAGAAAGGAAACAATTGTCATTTCTGACCTGAAGAACTTCCATCTTCCAACCTCTGACTTCCCTCCTTTATAACATTAAAATATGATTAATATTTTCTTTTGATATTTAAAATTTCATAGATTTTTTGTATTTTGTAGACGCTTTATGAGATTAAAAGAACTTTTACATTATACGTATATTTTTCCTGTCCTGGCGGTGGGGTATTACTTTTCCGGACTGATGGGAACAGGGGTTCTCTATGATATTATTGCAGGGCTTCTGCTCACCGGAAGTGTCTTGTCTGCAGTACACCACGCCGAGGTGGTGGCCCATAAGGTAGGGGAGCCTTTCGGAACCATTATCCTGGCCCTCTGTATCACCATTATCGAAGTAGCGCTGATCATCTCACTGATGGTTGCCGGCGGCGATCAGGCGATCACGCTGGCCAGGGATACCGTTTTTGCTGCCGTCATGATTATTCTGAACGGAATTCTGGGGATTTGTATCCTCGTAGGCGGAGTAAAATACCATGAGCAGTTCTTCGCAAGGACTTCCGCAACCACTTATCTGGTAAGTATTGTTTCTATTCTGGTGCTTACCCTGGTCCTTCCCAATTTTACATCAAGTGTCAATGGACCTTTTTATAATGAAGCACAGCTGATTTTTATTTCCATCGCATGCCTGGCCATCTATGGCGTGTTCCTGATGGTCCAGACCGTGCGCCACCGAAGCTACTTTATTGTTCCTGACGAACATCCGGAAGAGCATTATATTCCTTCCGTGAAAAAAACACTGATCAGCTTCGTTTTCCTTGTGATCTGCCTGATTATTGTTGTCCTCATGGCGAAAGGACTTTCCGGAACCATTGAAAATATGGTACAGAGTATCGGGGCTCCGAAATCTTTGGTAGGGGTTATTATTGCGGGGGTGGTACTTCTTCCTGAAGGAGTGGCGGCTATCCGTGCGGCAAGAAGCAATCAGATACAATCGAGTTTAAACCTTGCATTGGGGTCTGCACTCGCGAGCATAGGGCTCACCATTCCGGCTGTGTCTACGGTGTGTATTGTGTATGATATCCCGCTGGTATTGGGGCTTGATAAAAAAGATATTATTCTTCTTTCGCTGTCTGTATTTATCGTGATGCTTTCCTTAAGCCGCGGGAAAACGAATGTTTTGTATGGAACCGTTCTTCTGGTTAATCTTGCTGCCTATATCTTTACCGTTATTGTTCCTTAATAAGAAGTTAGAGATTAGAAATTAGAAGTTAGAAAG includes:
- a CDS encoding DUF6122 family protein, which translates into the protein MALSDIALLKSITHYFLHLVFPVFIALIFFRKNWKKAYLIMLATMLVDLDHIFANPVFDPSRNSIGFHFLHSYYAIAVYFLLLFFKGNIRIIAIGLLFHMLTDFQDFYLWSH
- a CDS encoding calcium:proton antiporter, encoding MRLKELLHYTYIFPVLAVGYYFSGLMGTGVLYDIIAGLLLTGSVLSAVHHAEVVAHKVGEPFGTIILALCITIIEVALIISLMVAGGDQAITLARDTVFAAVMIILNGILGICILVGGVKYHEQFFARTSATTYLVSIVSILVLTLVLPNFTSSVNGPFYNEAQLIFISIACLAIYGVFLMVQTVRHRSYFIVPDEHPEEHYIPSVKKTLISFVFLVICLIIVVLMAKGLSGTIENMVQSIGAPKSLVGVIIAGVVLLPEGVAAIRAARSNQIQSSLNLALGSALASIGLTIPAVSTVCIVYDIPLVLGLDKKDIILLSLSVFIVMLSLSRGKTNVLYGTVLLVNLAAYIFTVIVP